The Spirochaetota bacterium region GCTATTACTTTGGCTACCCCATAACCCCGCAGAATGATATACCCGAATATCTTGCAAAACATCTTCCGCGAGTAGGTGGCACATTTATACCTGCCGAAAGTGAAATTGCTTCAATTAACA contains the following coding sequences:
- a CDS encoding 3-methyl-2-oxobutanoate dehydrogenase subunit beta; the encoded protein is MRVLTKGNIALAEGAIQAGCRYYFGYPITPQNDIPEYLAKHLPRVGGTFIPAESEIASIN